In a single window of the Tetrapisispora phaffii CBS 4417 chromosome 11, complete genome genome:
- the PMA1 gene encoding H(+)-exporting P2-type ATPase PMA1 (similar to Saccharomyces cerevisiae PMA1 (YGL008C); ancestral locus Anc_4.115) → MSASEEQITQEKPPQEYSSSSASSSASSSSDEDDIDALIDELQSHHGGDEESEEEEVAVGGQRIIPEELLQTDPSYGLTDDEVSKRRKKYGLNQMSEDNENLVVKFIMFFVGPIQFVMEAAAILAAGLSDWVDFGVICGLLMLNACVGFIQEFQAGSIVEELKKTLANSAIVIRNGQLIEVPANEVVPGDILQLEDGTIIPADGRIVTEDCFIQIDQSAITGESLAVDKHYGDQTFSSSTVKRGEGFMIITAIGDNTFVGRAAALVNQASGGQGHFTEVLNGIGVILLVLVIITLLVVWTAGFYRTVNIVTILRYTLGITIVGVPVGLPAVVTTTMAVGAAYLAKKQAIVQKLSAIESLAGVEILCSDKTGTLTKNKLSLHEPYTVEGVSADDLMLTACLAASRKKKGLDAIDKAFLKSLAQYPVAKNALTKYKVLEFHPFDPVSKKVTAIVESPEGERIICVKGAPLFVLKTVEEDHPIPEDVHENYENKVAELASRGFRALGVARKRGEGHWEILGVMPCMDPPRDDTAQTVNEARHLGLRVKMLTGDAVGIAKETCRQLGLGTNIYNAERLGLGGGGDMPGSELADFVENADGFAEVFPQHKYRVVEILQQRGYLVAMTGDGVNDAPSLKKADTGIAVEGATDAARSAADIVFLAPGLSAIIDALKTSRQIFHRMYAYVVYRIALSLHLEIFLGLWIAILNHSLDIDLIVFIAIFADVATLAIAYDNAPYSPKPVAWNLPRLWGMSIILGCILAIGTWIPLTTMFLPKGGIIQNFGAIDGVIFLEISLTENWLIFITRAAGPFWSSIPSWQLAGAVFGVDIIATMFTLFGWWSQNWTDIVTVVRIYIWSLGVFCVLGGAYYLMSESESFDRLMNGKPMKEEKPTRSIEDFLTAMQRVSTQHEKEN, encoded by the coding sequence atgaGTGCCTCTGAAGAACAAATCACTCAAGAGAAGCCACCTCAAGAAtactcttcttcttctgccTCCTCTTCTGCTTCCTCTTCCTCCGACGAAGATGACATCGATGCtttaattgatgaattacAATCTCACCACGGTGGTGATGAAGAATccgaagaagaagaagtcGCCGTCGGTGGTCAAAGAATTATTCCAGAAGAATTACTACAAACCGACCCATCTTACGGTCTAACCGACGATGAAGTCTctaaaagaagaaagaagtACGGTTTAAATCAAATGTCTGAAGACAACGAAAATTTGGTTGTCAAATTCATTATGTTTTTCGTTGGTCCAATTCAATTCGTTATGGAAGCCGCTGCTATCTTAGCTGCCGGTTTATCCGATTGGGTCGATTTCGGTGTTATCTGTGGTTTATTAATGTTAAATGCTTGTGTTGGTTTCATTCAAGAATTCCAAGCCGGTTCCATTGTCGAAGAATTAAAGAAGACTTTAGCTAACTCTGCTATTGTCATCAGAAACGGTCAATTGATTGAAGTTCCAGCTAACGAAGTCGTTCCAGGTGATATTTTACAACTAGAAGATGGTACTATCATTCCAGCCGATGGTAGAATTGTCACTGAAGACTGTTTCATTCAAATCGATCAATCCGCTATTACTGGTGAATCTTTGGCCGTCGACAAACATTACGGTGACCAAACTTTCTCCTCTTCTACTGTTAAGAGAGGTGAAGGTTTCATGATCATTACTGCTATTGGTGACAACACCTTCGTTGGTAGAGCTGCTGCTTTAGTTAACCAAGCTTCTGGTGGTCAAGGTCATTTCACTGAAGTTTTGAACGGTATTGGTGTTATCTTGTTAGTCTTAGTTATCATCACTTTATTGGTTGTCTGGACTGCCGGTTTCTACAGAACTGTTAACATTGTTACCATCTTAAGATACACTCTAGGTATTACCATTGTCGGTGTCCCAGTCGGTTTACCAGCTGTCGTTACCACTACCATGGCTGTCGGTGCTGCTTACTTAGCTAAGAAGCAAGCTATTGTTCAAAAATTATCTGCTATTGAATCCTTAGCCGGTGTCGAAATCTTATGTTCCGATAAAACCGGTACTTTGACCAAGAACAAGTTATCTTTACACGAACCATACACTGTTGAAGGTGTTTCCGCTGATGACTTAATGTTAACCGCTTGTTTAGCTGCTTCCAGAAAGAAGAAGGGTTTGGATGCCATTGACAAAGCTTTCTTGAAATCTTTAGCCCAATACCCAGTTGCCAAGAACGCTTTAACCAAGTACAAGGTCTTAGAATTCCATCCATTTGACCCTGTCTCCAAGAAGGTTACTGCTATTGTTGAATCCCCAGAAGGtgaaagaattatttgTGTTAAAGGTGCTCCATTATTCGTCTTAAAGACTGTCGAAGAAGATCACCCAATCCCAGAAGATGTCCATGAAAACTACGAAAACAAGGTTGCTGAATTAGCCTCAAGAGGTTTCAGAGCTTTAGGTGTTGCTAGAAAGAGAGGTGAAGGTCACTGGGAAATTTTAGGTGTTATGCCATGTATGGATCCTCCAAGAGATGATACTGCTCAAACTGTCAACGAAGCTAGACACTTAGGTTTAAGAGTTAAGATGTTAACTGGTGACGCTGTCGGTATTGCTAAGGAAACTTGTAGACAATTAGGATTAGGTACCAACATTTACAATGCTGAAAGATTAGGTTTAGGTGGTGGTGGTGACATGCCAGGTTCTGAATTAGCTGATTTTGTTGAAAACGCTGATGGTTTCGCTGAAGTTTTTCCACAACATAAATACAGAGTCGTTGAAATTTTACAACAAAGAGGTTACTTGGTTGCCATGACTGGTGATGGTGTTAACGATGCTCCATCTTTGAAGAAGGCTGACACTGGTATCGCTGTCGAAGGTGCTACCGATGCTGCCAGATCCGCTGCtgatattgttttcttaGCCCCAGGTTTATCTGCTATTATTGATGCTTTAAAGACTTCTAGACAAATTTTCCACAGAATGTACGCTTACGTTGTTTACCGTATCGCTTTATCTTTACATTTGGAAATTTTCTTAGGTTTATGGATTGCTATTTTGAACCACTCCTTAGACattgatttaattgttttcatTGCCATTTTCGCTGATGTTGCCACTTTAGCTATTGCTTACGATAATGCTCCATACTCTCCAAAGCCTGTCGCTTGGAACTTACCAAGACTATGGGGTATGTCTATTATCTTAGGTTGTATCTTAGCTATTGGTACTTGGATTCCATTAACTACTATGTTCTTACCAAAGGGTGGTATTATTCAAAACTTCGGTGCTATTGATGGTGTTATCTTCTTAGAAATTTCTTTAACTGAAAACTGGTTAATTTTCATTACTAGAGCTGCTGGTCCATTCTGGTCTTCTATTCCATCTTGGCAATTAGCCGGTGCCGTTTTCGGTGTCGATATTATTGCTACTATGTTTACCTTATTCGGTTGGTGGTCTCAAAACTGGACTGACATTGTTACCGTCGTCCGTATTTACATTTGGTCTTTAGGTGTCTTCTGTGTCTTAGGTGGTGCTTACTACTTAATGTCTGAATCTGAAAGTTTCGACAGATTAATGAACGGTAAGCCAATGAAGGAAGAAAAGCCAACCAGATCTATTGAAGATTTCTTAACTGCTATGCAAAGAGTCTCCACTCAAcatgaaaaagaaaactaa